GTATGAAGCAATACTGCTTTCTTGGGGTCGAAGTTCAAGGCTGTATTCCAGAGGGTAGACCTTTCGTAAAATGCATTGGTGGTGGAATGAGCATTGGGTAATTAGGGTCATTAACTTAAGAATACCATCTCTTTTAAGAGGTGATCTTATTCCTAACATATCCTGCATTTAGTAACAAGTGGAGTTATCAACTCACTCAAGAATGCCATCTCTTGCGAGAGATGGTGTTCTGGGAAATAAAGCTTCTTCTAAATATTTGTCGGAATTAATTACAAGGATGGGAAAAAACATGAAATTGTTCAAGCAACTTCTTATTTCCAGAAAAGGTGGGAAAATCAGTACTTACCTTAACATTAAGCGTTTCGCCATCGCCCTCCTGACAATTCTCTTGTGGTCATTTACATCAGTAAGTAGCTTTGCTGATACAAACATTCTTACCTCTGGAGAATTTAAGTCAGCAACAGTACAATTTATTGCTGAAAACATTACGTTTAGAGAGTTAGATTTAACAGAATCTACTCATTTAATTGCTGACGCTTCTGATGAATATCTTAAAAATGAATTTTTTAAAAGATTTGAAACTGCATGGGAACAACCAAACAAGAAGGCAAGCTTATTTAATGTATGCCAAAGTGAAAGCTCTCAAACAGCTAAAATATGCTCGGATTCGCTAAAAGATTATTCACAGCAGAAAAAAGTTCAACTAGACAAGAAGAAATCTGAGCTACAGGAGGCATCTGGAAAGCAAATTAAAGATTGCTATAAGCCTGGGGTGAACGGAAAGTTGTGTGCAGACTTGGTATCAAAAACGCGAGAAGATAAAATATCTCAGATTGATCGAGAAACCATTATATTAGGAGAAGTATTGAAAGGAATTTCTCTATCTCCTATTGTAATGCCTCCTATTGTAATGCTTGAGATTAAACCGGAAGTTAAACCCATTCAAGGAGGTAATGATGTTATAGAAAGAGCCAATGTGGATACGACGAGAAGAAACTTCTACCTAGTTGATACCAATGCTCCCATCAATGAGGATGGAGAATTAAAAAATTGGGAGATTTGGGCAAAAAATTCCTCGAATGTACAATTAATTATTTTCAGAAAAGGTGCAACTTCTTCTTCGGGTGTAACTTCTTGGTCTATAGTTGGTAAAAGTGATGAAAAAACCCCTAATGTAGGAAAAAATTCTTTTTCGCTTTCCAGCCCCATTAAGGTCAAAAAAGGAGATTTTGTTGGCTTGTACTATCCAGATCGAGGCTCTGTTAGTTTCTCTGGAGATGATTCTGCGTTGAATACTGGCGACTTGAGTAGAAAAGTTCTTTTGACAACTTATAGTGTTGATCCAACTGTTTCTTCTTTTGCTCAGTCTAGCAATCGCACTTACTCAGTAAGTGTTAAGTAAAAGAGTATCCTAAGTGCGATCGCATTTTGTTTGATGTATGCAAAGGAGTGCGATCGCCTTACAATAAAGAAGATAATTTTTGACGCATTGGTGCAACAGGAATATCTTTACCTTTTTGTTGATAATCTTCTTTAACCAATTCCCAAGCTAATTTTAATTCCTCTAAAGCTTGTTGAGGAGTATCACCAAAGGCTGAAATATTAGGCATTTCTTGAAAATGTGCCAGCCAATCTCCTTGTTCATCAACATATAAATTAATCGTAAAACCATTAAAATCATAGTTACTGAAACTCATTACTCTTCTACCTCTTGATATTCAAAAAAACTGCTGAATTTGATAGAGTTTTGCTTTCCCATCTTTTCGGGGTTGAATTGGTAAAGCTTGACCCTTTGGTGAATACCATAAACGATGACTTTCGTTTTGACGGCTCAATTCCCACCCATTCTGCGTTAGGAGAGTTTCAAACTCATCAAAGGTAAAATGACTGTTTTTTAAACTCAAACAACTTGGGATAACATAAAAAATAAAGCTGTAACCCGAGGGATTAGTGCCAGTACTTGTTGAGGAATGGGGACGGCGATTGAAATCGCCCGCGCCTAGTCCCGCGATTTCAAACTATTTGTTTAGCCGGATCAATTTTTAGATACCCCTAAATCCACACGATATGATAGCATCTGTAGGGGCACGGCATTGCCGTGCCCCTACGCGAAATCTACATGTGTCAGCGTTTTAGTGGTATTGTATAAGACTTTGAAAACACGCCCTAGCCCCCATAAATAGAATTTAGCCTCATGACCGACCCTCCTTTGGATTAGCTTCTGAACGTTCGATCAAGTTCTCAAGTCCTTGATCTCCCCAATCCCCAATCCCCAATCCCCAATCCCCAATCCCCAATCCCCAATCCCCAATCCCCAATCCCCAATCCCCAATCCCCAATCCCCAATCCCCAATCCCCAATCCCCAATCCCCAATCCCTATTCCCTATTCCCTTCAAAACCCTGGTAGTTCTTTAAGAATTGTAAAGCGAATGTGATTAATTGCTAGATCGCCAATGGGGATATCTTCTTTAGTCAGGCGCACTCCTTGACTACTGACTGTTTCAAAAGATACACCTTTGCCAATCTCAATGTGATACCAGCATAAACCCATAAAAAACCGTGTAGGATATGGGCCGCCGTCGCCGATATCATCAGGATTGGATTCCATTGGTAACCAGCCAAATTCAGGGATGTAGAATTCCAGCCACACATGATTAAAGTCTGGTTGTAGGGGGACGCCTTGCTGTTCGGCGTTGGGTGGGCATTTATACCTGCCGACGGTGCGACAGGGAATGCCATTTAAACGACACAGGGCTAGCAATACGCCGACATACTCGCCACAGGAACCCACACCCCGATCTAAAACGATATCCGGGGTATCAATGTATGGTTTAATGCCATATGACAACTCATCGTAAACGTAGTTACGGATGCTGTACAGTTTTCGCAGCAGATTGGTTTCTGAACCTACTGCTTCACGGGCGGCACGTTGGACAATGGAGCTATCCATTGCTAAATCATCATCGTCTACCAGGTAGCGCTGTTGAAACTCAGGAGATAGTTCGGGAATATCCTCAACATCTCTGGGTATAATGCGATATTTAATCCCTCGGACTTCCAAAAGGGCTTTCCAGCCAAATATGTGTCGTTCCCCTGGGGTAAGGGCATCAAATTTAAATACTGCGACTCGTTGACCATCGATGATTTCTTCTGTAAAGGGGACACCAATAGGTTCAACGTGTTTTAATTTTTGACGCTCAGTTTCTGAGGGCAAGGCAATACGCCATTCTACTTCTGGTAAGTATACCTCTTCTAGGGGCGAAATTTCCTCAGCATAGGACATTTCAATGAGATAACCATTAGAGAGGGCGTAGTGTTGATCTGGCTCATAATGATAATACAGGGGGTGAATAAAAGTGCGATCGCGGTACGTGATCTCATGATTGGGGTCAGCATTGGGGTTATCCCGAATATATGGCTCCTCAGAGGCGTAGGCGACGTACAGACTTTCTTTACCTGTATCGGCATCTTGATGTATGGCAATGCCTGTGGGAGAGTCAAAGGGTGTCAACACACTAAATTGAATTTCCCCAGTTGCTCGATCTACAGAGTAAACTGTTTGTTCTGTGCGATCGCATACCCAAAGAGTATCCTGATTGACTGCCAAATTTTCTACCCCCACCCCAGGCGCATAAAATCTGGTAATTTCTTTGCGGGTATCGCGGTCAAATATCAGAATATAGCCCAGCCTTTGACAGCTAACATAGATTGTTGATTCCCAAACAGCAATGCCGTTGGCAGGATAAGGTAATGTGACAAAATGCTCTAGACCTAAAGACGACAGCTTAGACAAATAAACGCTGTTACCACGGCTAATCCAGATGGTATCTTCCCATACTGCTAGACCTGTGACTTCGCTAAATTCCTTAACTTGGTGGGGATTGAGAATTTTGCTATTGTCTGATATGGGGTCAATCTCCAGGAGATGGCCTTTAGTCGTGTCAATCGCGATGAGCGTATCTTTGATGAAAGCAATGCCATACAGGGTAGCAGCACTGAGGGGTCGAATAGTCTTTTGCCCAAACATCTGGCTAACGGTCAAACTTGGTAGTGCAAAACTCATATTAAGCATATTCATTGAACCGTCTAGCACGTTTAGAATCAATTGTGGTATGTATTGTGTTACCAAAGTTTAGATTCCTTTTACCCCTAATTTTCTGTACTTTGTGTTCAAGACCACAAATATCTACACAAAAATACATAGGAGTTATCGGAACAAAACCTTGGCAAATGTCAGGAATAACACTTACAATCATCCAACTTGGAAATAAACCTAATGTAACTTTAGTTGATGGTTTTCGAGTCATCACTAAATTATGATCGAATTTTGTAACCATTTCTTGTGACTTACACGATGTCTGCTAATTCTCTGCCTGTTCGCCAAGCGTCTCCGTCAGGAGAAGGTGCCGCCATTTGGCATAGTTTAGAATTTGAAGAAGCGCTAGACCTGCTTGATAGTAACGCAGACAGTGGCTTAACACCCCAAGAAGTTCAAACGCGGTTGCAAAAATATGGACCGAATGAGCTAGAAGAAAGTGGTGGCCGCAGCGCTTGGGAGATTTTGCTCGATCAGTTCAAGAACATTATGTTGTTGATGCTGATTGGCGTCGCCCTAATTTCGGGGTTTTTAGACCTCATTGCTTTACAAGGGGGTAACTTAAAGCCGGGTGAAGTACCCTTCAAGGATACAATCGCCATTATGGCTATTGTGATCCTGAATGGCGTACTTGGCTATGTTCAAGAAAGCCGTGCTGAACAAGCCCTAGCAGCCTTGAAAAAAATGACTTCTCCCTTGGTTAGGGTGATTCGTGACGGTAAACTGCTGGATATAGCCGCTAAGGAATTAGTACCAGGGGATGTGATGCTGCTGGAAGCGGGGGTGCAGATAGCCGCCGATGGCCGCTTGCTAGAACAGTCTAACTTACAAGTGCGCGAGTCAGCACTGACCGGTGAAGCCGTAGCTGTGAACAAACAAGCGAAATTGCAACTACCTGAAGATACATCTTTGGGCGATCGCCTGAATTTAGTATTTCAAGGTACAGAAGTCGTGCAAGGGCGTGCTAAGGTTCTGGTAACTAACACCGGGATGCAAACAGAACTCGGTAAAATTGCCGCGATGTTGCAGGCTGTGGAAACTGAACCTACGCCCCTACAGCAACGGATGACCCAACTAGGTAATACCCTAGTTACAGGTTCTTTGATTTTAGTGGCATTCGTCGTCATTGGCGGTATCATCCAGGCACAAGGTTTTAGCAACTTACAAGACCTGTTGGAAGTATCCTTGAGTATGGCGGTGGCTGTAGTCCCAGAAGGCTTACCCGCCGTCATCACCGTGACTCTCGCCTTGGGAACTCAGCGGATGGTACGCCGAAACGCCTTGATTCGCAAACTCCCAGCTGTGGAAACCTTGGGTTCTGTCACTACAATTTGTTCTGATAAAACTGGGACTTTGACTCAGAACAAGATGGTGGTGCAATCAGTTTACACCAATAATTCGGTCTTTCGCGTCACAGGTGAAGGTTATGCTCCTACGGGTGAGTTTCAGTTAAATGGACAAAAAATTCCTGTCGATGAATATCCCGAAATCTCCGCTTTACTAGTCGCCTGTGCCGTTTGTAATGACTCGGTGCTGCAAAAGGAACAAGGGGAATGGGCAATTTTGGGCGACCCCACAGAGGGTGCTTTGCTCACCTTGGCAGGTAAAGCTAGTATTGAAAAAGACCAATGGAATAGTAAATTACCCCGTGTTGCCGAATTTCCTTTCTCCTCAGAACGCAAACGGATGAGCGTGATTTCTCAGGTTGAAGAAGTAGCAACAGGTGTATCGCCAGTCACCCAAGTAGATCCAACCATAGCTAGCTTTTTGCAATCTGAAAGTTATTTAATGTTTACCAAAGGTTCCCCAGAGTTAACCTTGGCACGTTGCACTGAGATTCATTTAGGCACAAACTCAGTTTCCCTCACCGCAGCACAACGCCAAACAATTCTGGCAGAAAACGACCAGATGGCGAGTAAAGGTCTGCGGGTGTTAGGTTTCGCCTACAAACCCCTGACAGAAATACCGCCGGAAGGGTCGGAGGAAACATCGGAAAATAACTTGGTCTGGTTGGGATTGGTGGGGATGCTAGACGCACCACGGCCAGAAGTTAGGGCTGCAGTCCAAGAATGTCGCGAAGCTGGAATTCGCCCAGTGATGATTACTGGAGACCATCAATTAACAGCACGAGCGATCGCCGTTGATTTGGGTATAGCCAAGGAAGGCGATAGTGTCCTCACAGGTCAAGAACTACAGCGGATGACTGACCAGGAACTGGAAGAAAACGTTGACCTGGTAAGTATTTATGCCAGAGTAGCCCCAGAACACAAATTGCGAATTGTCCAAGCATTGCAACGCCGGGGCAGATTTGTGGCTATGACAGGCGATGGCGTCAATGATGCCCCCGCCCTCAAACAAGCTGATATCGGCATCGCTATGGGCATCACAGGCACAGATGTGAGCAAAGAAGCTAGTGACATGGTATTGCTCGATGACAACTTTGCCACTATCGTCGCTGCCACTAAGGAAGGTAGAGTTGTTTATACCAACATCCGCCGCTTTATTAAATACATCCTGGGGAGTAATATCGGCGAAGTCATCACTATCGCCTCAGCACCGCTGTTGGGATTGGGAGGTGTACCCCTAACTCCATTACAAATTCTGTGGATGAACTTGGTAACAGACGGTTTACCAGCTTTAGCATTAGCAGTCGAACCCCCAGAACCAGATGTGATGAAGCGTCCACCCTTCAGTCCGCGTGAAAGTATTTTTGCTAGGGGGTTGGGTTCTTACATGGTGCGGATTGGCATTATCTTTGCTATCATCACCATTATTCTGATGGAGTGGGCTTATAACCATACCCATGCAGCTGGTTATCAAGGCGATCGCGATACTTGGATGACAATGGTATTTACTACCCTGTGTCTAGCTCAAATGGGTCATGCGATCGCCATTCGTTCCAACAACCAACTGACCATAGAAATGAATCCCTTATCAAATCCCTATGTGCTGGGGGCTGTGGTCTTAACTACAATTTTACAGCTGATGCTAATTTACGTGCCACCCCTGCGAGCTTTCTTTGGTACCCACTCGCTGAGTTTGGAGGAGTTGGGTATTTGTGTTGGCTTCAGCGCGTTGATGTTTATCTGGATTGAAGGGGAGAAGCTTTTCTTCCGCTTTATGGGTAAGAAGAGTGTGTGAAAAAGTTAGGAGTTGGGTGTGAAAAGTTAGAAACGCCAAAAAATCAATTACCCAATATTTGAGTCCCTAGGGTGCGTCAGTACTAGTAATCTCTTGCTTAACCCAAGTTGTATCGCTCCTGACGCATCCTACAAATTGGAGATTTTTTTAATTGTCAGGCTCTAATTCATAACTCCTAACTTTTTTATGTACCTCAAAACTATTCACCTGAGACAGTTTCGGAATTACAAAGACCAAAAGGTTGCTTTCACTGCTGCGAAAACGATTTTGGTAGGAAATAACGCTCAGGGAAAGTCCAATTTGTTGGAAGCTGTGGAGTTGCTGGCGACATTGCGATCGCACCGTATGGGACGTGATCGCGATTTGGTTCAAGAAGGGGAAATTATCGCCCAAATTAATGCTACTCTGGAACGAGACGTTGGCGATAGTGAGTTAACTTTAACTCTCCGCCGTAATGGTCGCCGGACTGTTGCTATCAATGGCGAGTCTGTGCGTCGTCAAATGGATTTTCTTGGTGTGTTAAATGCAGTGGAATTTTCTAGCTTGGATTTGGATTTGGTGCGCGGTAGCCCAGAAACTCGTCGTCACTGGCTAGATACTCTATTAATCCAACTTGAACCTGTTTATGCTCATATTCTACAGCAATATAACCAGGTTTTGCGCCAGCGGAATGCTTTTTTGAAACAAAATCTAG
The Gloeotrichia echinulata CP02 DNA segment above includes these coding regions:
- a CDS encoding type II toxin-antitoxin system HicB family antitoxin, which codes for MSFSNYDFNGFTINLYVDEQGDWLAHFQEMPNISAFGDTPQQALEELKLAWELVKEDYQQKGKDIPVAPMRQKLSSLL
- a CDS encoding type II toxin-antitoxin system HicA family toxin — protein: MSLKNSHFTFDEFETLLTQNGWELSRQNESHRLWYSPKGQALPIQPRKDGKAKLYQIQQFF
- a CDS encoding transglutaminase domain-containing protein; the encoded protein is MSFALPSLTVSQMFGQKTIRPLSAATLYGIAFIKDTLIAIDTTKGHLLEIDPISDNSKILNPHQVKEFSEVTGLAVWEDTIWISRGNSVYLSKLSSLGLEHFVTLPYPANGIAVWESTIYVSCQRLGYILIFDRDTRKEITRFYAPGVGVENLAVNQDTLWVCDRTEQTVYSVDRATGEIQFSVLTPFDSPTGIAIHQDADTGKESLYVAYASEEPYIRDNPNADPNHEITYRDRTFIHPLYYHYEPDQHYALSNGYLIEMSYAEEISPLEEVYLPEVEWRIALPSETERQKLKHVEPIGVPFTEEIIDGQRVAVFKFDALTPGERHIFGWKALLEVRGIKYRIIPRDVEDIPELSPEFQQRYLVDDDDLAMDSSIVQRAAREAVGSETNLLRKLYSIRNYVYDELSYGIKPYIDTPDIVLDRGVGSCGEYVGVLLALCRLNGIPCRTVGRYKCPPNAEQQGVPLQPDFNHVWLEFYIPEFGWLPMESNPDDIGDGGPYPTRFFMGLCWYHIEIGKGVSFETVSSQGVRLTKEDIPIGDLAINHIRFTILKELPGF
- a CDS encoding cation-translocating P-type ATPase, whose product is MSANSLPVRQASPSGEGAAIWHSLEFEEALDLLDSNADSGLTPQEVQTRLQKYGPNELEESGGRSAWEILLDQFKNIMLLMLIGVALISGFLDLIALQGGNLKPGEVPFKDTIAIMAIVILNGVLGYVQESRAEQALAALKKMTSPLVRVIRDGKLLDIAAKELVPGDVMLLEAGVQIAADGRLLEQSNLQVRESALTGEAVAVNKQAKLQLPEDTSLGDRLNLVFQGTEVVQGRAKVLVTNTGMQTELGKIAAMLQAVETEPTPLQQRMTQLGNTLVTGSLILVAFVVIGGIIQAQGFSNLQDLLEVSLSMAVAVVPEGLPAVITVTLALGTQRMVRRNALIRKLPAVETLGSVTTICSDKTGTLTQNKMVVQSVYTNNSVFRVTGEGYAPTGEFQLNGQKIPVDEYPEISALLVACAVCNDSVLQKEQGEWAILGDPTEGALLTLAGKASIEKDQWNSKLPRVAEFPFSSERKRMSVISQVEEVATGVSPVTQVDPTIASFLQSESYLMFTKGSPELTLARCTEIHLGTNSVSLTAAQRQTILAENDQMASKGLRVLGFAYKPLTEIPPEGSEETSENNLVWLGLVGMLDAPRPEVRAAVQECREAGIRPVMITGDHQLTARAIAVDLGIAKEGDSVLTGQELQRMTDQELEENVDLVSIYARVAPEHKLRIVQALQRRGRFVAMTGDGVNDAPALKQADIGIAMGITGTDVSKEASDMVLLDDNFATIVAATKEGRVVYTNIRRFIKYILGSNIGEVITIASAPLLGLGGVPLTPLQILWMNLVTDGLPALALAVEPPEPDVMKRPPFSPRESIFARGLGSYMVRIGIIFAIITIILMEWAYNHTHAAGYQGDRDTWMTMVFTTLCLAQMGHAIAIRSNNQLTIEMNPLSNPYVLGAVVLTTILQLMLIYVPPLRAFFGTHSLSLEELGICVGFSALMFIWIEGEKLFFRFMGKKSV